The genomic region AACAATACAAATAGCCATCAGGATTGTTACGGGCAAACTCGACCCAGCCTTGAATGCGCTGCTCCCGAACCTCGGCGGACACCAGGCGCTCACCCAAGACAATCGCGGCTTGCTGTCCGTGCTGTTTGTAACAGGTACCCACCTGTTCGCGCTCACGGTCGTTCATCAGCGGCAGATTGACCACTCCGGGGAACGCACCGTGGGAAAATTCAACCGGCGCACGGGCATCCATCATTGGCCGGTCATTGAGAAAAATGTCACGGTAGTCAGTGCAGTCGCGGAGCATCAAATCACCTCGACTGCGTTCGTCTGTCGCTCAACCAGTTCGCCGATTGGCGCAAGGTTCAGGCCCAGTTCGGCGGCGACGGCGAGGAACTCTTCATTGCCTTCAGGCGTCACCGCGATCAACAGGCCACCGCTGGTTTGCGGGTCGCAGAGCACGCGTTTGTGCAACTCCTGCACGCGGCCGACCTTGCTCGCATAGCTGTCGAAATTGCGCAGCGTTCCGCCGGGCACACAGCCCTGATCGAGGTAATACTCGACGCTGTCCAGACGCGGCACGCTGTCATAGGCAATGCGTGCGGTGAGCTGGCTGCCATCGGCCATTTCCACCAGATGCCCGAGCAGACCAAAACCGGTGACGTCGGTCATCGCCGTAACGCCGGCGAGTTTGCCGAAGCGGCTGCCGGGTTTGTTCAGGGTGCACATCCAGTCGCGGGCCACGCCAACGTCAGCGGCGCGCAGTTTGCCCTTCTTCTCGGCGGTGGTGAGGATGCCGATGCCCAGCGGTTTGGTCAGGTACAACAGGCAACCGGCGGTGGCGGTGTCATTGCGTTTCATGTGGCGTTTTTCCACCAGACCGGTGACAGCGAGGCCGAAGATCGGCTCCGGTGCATCGATCGAATGCCCGCCGGCCAGCGGAATGCCCGCGGCGTCGCACACGGCACGGCCGCCGCGAATCACTTCACGCGCCACTTCCGGCGCCAGCACATTGACCGGCCAGCCGAGAATGGCAATCGCCATCAGCGGATCGCCGCCCATCGCGTAGATGTCGCTGATCGCGTTGGTCGCGGCGATGCGGCCGAAGTCGAACGGGTCGTCGACGATCGGCATAAAGAAATCGGTAGTCGAGACCACACCGCGTTCGGCATCGATCTCGTACACCGCCGCGTCATCGCGCGAGGCATTGCCGACCCACAGTTTCGGATCAAGGTTCTGGGCACCGCTGCCGGCCAGAATCACTTCCAGCACCTGCGGGGAAATCTTGCAGCCGCAACCGGCGCCGTGGCTGTATTGGGTCAGACGAATCGGCTCACTCATGGGGGAGTCTCAGGCTGTTGATGGGGCCGATTCTAGCAGAGCGCGAGGCAGCAGATTTTTGCACTGACAGAGCGCCCCCTTCGCGAGCAGGCTCGCTCCCACATTTGCACCGCACTCCCCTGTGGGAGCGAGCCTGCTCGCGAAGGCAATCAACCAGCCACCGCAAACGTCAATGAAGGGCGCAAGAGTCTTTTTGATGAAAAACCAACTGCCGCCGCTCCCCCCGCCGGCGCCACATCGAACTGCGCAAACTGTCCGTCTCCGTTTGCGATATTCGGCTTTACCTTAGTGCGCACGATCAAAAAATCGCTGCCTGCGGTCTTTTGCTCTGTTAACGCTCGCGCTGCACCTGCGCAAAAATTTCGGTGATTGGTCGATGAGGTTGACGCTTTTGCATCTGCCGCACCTGTTCACTCAGCCGCAGCAGCTCTTCACTGGGTTTGGCCCATTGATCCTCCGACAATGGCTCTGACCATTCGCGCATGGCATCTGGCAGCGCTTGCTTGCCGATTCTTTCGAGGCGGCGCACTTCCCATTCGACGAGGTGGTTGGGAATCGTCCACAAGGTCATGACGTGGTAGAAGTACCAGAAGAAGCCCGACAGCCTTGTTCGTGTGCCTTCGCGGATCTGCTGGTGCATGCGTGCGCGAGCGTTGCGAAAGGTGTGCAGGCCTTCGTGGGGGGGATCGTCCGGGCCTTGGAGGTCTTGCAGGTCCTGGATGGATTTGAGGTCGTTGACTTCGTATTCCATGTAGCCGCGAATCGCCTCCCAGTGGCTGATCGCCAGGGGCAGCCCGGCGCAGTGGAACTCGACACTGGTGAGGGTTTCGCCTTGATAGAAGCCGATGCCCATGCCGTATTGGCGGTGGATGCCATATTGGGTCGCGCCTTGGGCTTCGATGACCCAGGCGGAGAGCGATTCCCATGGGACGAAGACCGGTTCGGTGGCGTCTTTGGGCATGAAGCAGACTTCACGGCGTTGGCGGTTGAAGCGGGTTGGGATGATTGAGGCGCGTTTTTTGTCGTTGTGGTGCCAGACGCCGAGGCCGATAAGGAGCATTAAACATCCCACAAAGAATGAAACCCCTTTGCCTTCATTGAAAAGCCCTTCTATGGCATGAGAAACGTCGTCCCAACCCATCCCGAACAAAAAGAACATGAAGCCGCCTATTAGCGGGAAAAGGAACGCCGCCGAGAACGCAACGCTGAATGGTCCCCCCAACGTCATTTGCCACATAAAAACCTGCGGAGATCCCAATCCGAAGTCCATGAACACGTCATTCAGCTCCCCAATATGTGGTCCATAAGCCGGCATTGGAGTTGGTAAGGGGAGCGGAGCGAGATAGGTGATCTTTCCGCTCGGAAATGGCTCGATGTCCCCTGCTTTTCTTGGCTGTTCAAGCAGCGGCATATATAACTCGGTGTGCTTACTCCGCATGGTCGGCCTGATCTAAAAAATGAGTTTCAACCAGTAGCACGGGCGGGTTCCCCTTGACCAATTGAGGCGCGACAACATCGAAATTCCCTTCATCCCTTGGGTGTAGATGTATGACACAGATTCGTGGCATCCACTCACTCGCCTCGTCGTAGCAACAGAGATCCTTTAGGCAGGCGTATTCGGTGCTGAGCGCTTGATGGAGTTGCCCACGTCTGAAGGCTTGGTGAGTGACATTTGAAAAACAGCTCATGCACGCCGCTTACCGTTTGAAGCCGTGCGTTGTACCTCAGCAAAAATCTCGGTGATCGGCCGATGCGGCTGGCGTTTTTGCATTTGCCGTACCTGTTCGCTCAGCCGTAGCAGCTCTTCACTGGGTTTGGCCCATTGGTCTTGCGGCAATGGGTCCGACCATTCGCGCATGATGTCGGGCAGTGCTTGCTTGCCGATTCTTTCGAGGCGGCGCACTTCCCATTCGACGAGGTGGTTGGGAATCGTCCACAAGGTCATGACGTGGTAGAGGTACCAGAAGAAGCCCGACAGCCTTGTTCGTGTGCCTTCGCGGATCTGCTGGTGCATGCGCGCGCGGGCGTTGCGAAAGGTGTGCAGGCCTTCGTGGGGTGGGTCGTCGGGGCCTTGCAGGTCTTGCAGGTCCTGAATCGATCTGAGGTCGTTGACTTCGTATTCCATGTAGCCGCGTATCGCTTCCCAGTGGCTGATCGCGAGCGGCAGGCCGGCGCATTGGAATTCGAGGCTGGTGAGGGTTTCGCCGTGGTAGAAACCGATGCCCATGCCGTATTGGCGGTGGATGCCGTATTGGGTCGCGCCTTGGGCTTCGATAATCCAGGCGGAGAGGGATTCCCAGGGGACGAAGACGGGTTCGGTTTCGCCTGCGGGCATGAAGCAGACTTCGCGGCGTTGGCGGTTGAAGCGGGTTGGGATGATGTGGGCGC from Pseudomonas tensinigenes harbors:
- the selD gene encoding selenide, water dikinase SelD, encoding MSEPIRLTQYSHGAGCGCKISPQVLEVILAGSGAQNLDPKLWVGNASRDDAAVYEIDAERGVVSTTDFFMPIVDDPFDFGRIAATNAISDIYAMGGDPLMAIAILGWPVNVLAPEVAREVIRGGRAVCDAAGIPLAGGHSIDAPEPIFGLAVTGLVEKRHMKRNDTATAGCLLYLTKPLGIGILTTAEKKGKLRAADVGVARDWMCTLNKPGSRFGKLAGVTAMTDVTGFGLLGHLVEMADGSQLTARIAYDSVPRLDSVEYYLDQGCVPGGTLRNFDSYASKVGRVQELHKRVLCDPQTSGGLLIAVTPEGNEEFLAVAAELGLNLAPIGELVERQTNAVEVI
- a CDS encoding DNA-binding protein, which translates into the protein MPLLEQPRKAGDIEPFPSGKITYLAPLPLPTPMPAYGPHIGELNDVFMDFGLGSPQVFMWQMTLGGPFSVAFSAAFLFPLIGGFMFFLFGMGWDDVSHAIEGLFNEGKGVSFFVGCLMLLIGLGVWHHNDKKRASIIPTRFNRQRREVCFMPKDATEPVFVPWESLSAWVIEAQGATQYGIHRQYGMGIGFYQGETLTSVEFHCAGLPLAISHWEAIRGYMEYEVNDLKSIQDLQDLQGPDDPPHEGLHTFRNARARMHQQIREGTRTRLSGFFWYFYHVMTLWTIPNHLVEWEVRRLERIGKQALPDAMREWSEPLSEDQWAKPSEELLRLSEQVRQMQKRQPHRPITEIFAQVQRER